In Populus trichocarpa isolate Nisqually-1 chromosome 12, P.trichocarpa_v4.1, whole genome shotgun sequence, a genomic segment contains:
- the LOC7484875 gene encoding mitochondrial phosphate carrier protein 3, mitochondrial, whose amino-acid sequence MAKNNNSCQSLIPSFLYSSSAGSSYNGGVPHLLQQSKLSPSSNSGDHGVLSKNFAIPAPSEKIEMFSPAYYLACTAGGIFSCGLTHMTVTPLDLVKCNMQIDPSKYKSITSGFGVLLKEQGVRGFFRGWVPTLLGYSAQGACKFGFYEFFKKYYSDMAGPEYAAKYKTLIYLAGSASAELIADVALCPMEAVKVRVQTQPGFARGLADGMPKFLRSEGYSGLYKGLVPLWGRQIPYTMMKFASFETIVEQLYKNVIPTPKDQCSKNLQLGVSFAGGYLAGILCAIVSHPADNLVSFLNSARGATAGDAIRQLGLWGLFTRGLPLRIVMIGTLTGAQWGIYDAFKVFVGLPTTGGAAPAPAVAKP is encoded by the exons atGGCCAAGAACAACAATTCTTGTCAATCTTTGATCCCAAGCTTTCTTTACTCTTCTTCCGCTGGCTCCAGTTATAATGGAGGAGTGCCGCACCTCCTGCAACAGTCTAAGCTTTCACCATCATCCAACAGTGGTGATCATGGAGTGCTGTCAAAGAACTTTGCCATACCAGCACCTTCGGAGAAGATAGAGATGTTCTCACCAGCTTATTATTTGGCTTGTACTGCTGGTGGGATTTTTAGCTGTGGACTCACTCACATGACTGTCACTCCTCTTGATCTTGTCAAGTGCAATATGCAG ATTGACCCATCAAAGTACAAGAGCATTACTTCAGGATTTGGAGTATTGCTCAAGGAGCAGGGAGTTAGAGGTTTCTTTAGAGGATGGGTTCCTACCTTGCTTGGTTATAGTGCGCAGGGTGCTTGCAAATTTGGATTCTATGAGTTCTTTAAGAAGTACTACTCAGATATGGCTGGCCCTGAATATGCAGCCAAGTACAAGACCTTGATTTATCTTGCTGGTTCAGCATCTGCTGAATTAATTGCTGATGTTGCTCTCTGCCCTATGGAGGCAGTGAAAGTTCGTGTCCAAACTCAGCCTGGTTTTGCTAGGGGCTTGGCAGATGGCATGCCAAAGTTTCTCAGATCTGAAGGTTATTCTGG GTTATACAAAGGGCTTGTTCCTCTTTGGGGACGTCAGATTCCAT ATACAATGATGAAATTTGCGTCCTTTGAGACTATTGTGGAGCAACTATACAAGAATGTCATCCCAACACCAAAAGACCAGTGCAGCAAAAATTTGCAGCTTGGAGTCAGCTTTGCTGGTGGATACCTTGCTGGTATACTCTGTGCTATTGTCTCACACCCTGCTGACAACCTGGTGTCTTTCCTCAACAGTGCCAGGGGGGCGACTGCTGGTGAT GCCATCAGGCAGCTAGGTTTATGGGGTCTCTTTACCCGCGGCCTTCCTCTCCGAATTGTCATGATAGGAACACTTACAGGAGCACAATGGGGTATCTATGATGCATTTAAAGTGTTTGTTGGCCT ACCAACTACTGGTGGTGCTGCTCCTGCTCCAGCTGTTGCAAAGCCTTAA